In Eucalyptus grandis isolate ANBG69807.140 chromosome 4, ASM1654582v1, whole genome shotgun sequence, the following proteins share a genomic window:
- the LOC104441034 gene encoding cold-responsive protein kinase 1 codes for MSCNCLGFSSKRKSPPSSSIQGIEVDLLRNITHFTSKELRLATDNFHSSNKIGRGGFGTVYKGTLRNGVQVAVKTLSATSKQGLREFVSEINTIATVRHQNLVQLIGCCVEGTDRILVYEYLENSSLDRALLGFGTKDAKVKLDWQKRSAICLGTARGLAFLHEESEQRIVHRDIKASNILLDKDYNPKIGDFGLAKLFPDDITHISTRIAGTTGYLAPEYAFGGQLTLKADVYSFGIVVLEIISGRTSAKADWRGSEKFLLEQAWELYEKGALLELVDPDLDEFPEEEVLRYIKVALFCAQAAASRRPLMSQVVDMLSKNIRLNEKELTAPGFYQDSGGLSGMPSSSKKSSTESSYQMSSVPVTITHVTPR; via the exons ATGAGTTGTAATTGCCTTGGCTTTAGTTCAAAGAGGAAAagtcctccttcttcttccataCAAGGCATTGAAG TTGACTTGCTGAGAAATATAACTCATTTCACCAGTAAGGAGTTGAGATTAGCTACAGATAATTTCCATTCAAGCAATAAGATTGGAAGAGGAGGTTTTGGAACAGTATATAAG GGAACTCTAAGAAATGGAGTGCAAGTGGCTGTAAAGACACTTTCTGCAACCTCAAAGCAGGGACTGAGAGAATTCGTATCTGAGATCAATACTATAGCAACTGTCAGGCATCAGAACCTTGTTCAATTAATTGGCTGCTGTGTTGAAGGCACAGACAGGATTTTGGTCTACGAATATTTAGAAAACAGCAGCCTGGATCGTGCATTATTAG GCTTTGGCACCAAAGATGCAAAAGTAAAACTCGATTGGCAGAAAAGATCTGCTATTTGCCTAGGTACTGCAAGGGGCCTAGCTTTTCTGCATGAAGAATCCGAGCAGCGTATTGTTCATAGGGACATCAAAGCTAGTAACATACTTCTTGATAAGGATTATAACCCAAAAATTGGAGACTTTGGGTTGGCCAAACTTTTCCCAGATGACATCACTCACATTAGCACAAGAATAGCAGGAACTAC TGGTTACTTAGCTCCGGAATATGCATTTGGTGGCCAGCTGACTCTGAAAGCTGATGTATATAGTTTCGGGATCGTTGTACTAGAAATAATAAGTGGGAGAACCAGTGCAAAGGCAGATTGGAGAGGCTCAGAGAAGTTTCTCCTGGAACAG GCATGGGAACTCTATGAAAAGGGAGCACTCTTGGAACTGGTGGACCCAGATTTGGATGAGTTTCCTGAAGAAGAAGTCCTCAGGTACATAAAGGTAGCCTTGTTCTGCGCCCAAGCAGCGGCAAGTCGACGTCCATTAATGAGCCAGGTGGTCGATATGCTGTCAAAAAACATACGGCTAAACGAGAAGGAACTAACGGCGCCTGGTTTCTACCAAGATTCGGGAGGCTTAAGTGGGATGCCTTCATCCAGTAAAAAGTCATCCACAGAATCGAGCTATCAGATGAGTTCAGTTCCTGTCACAATCACTCACGTCACCCCTAGATGA
- the LOC104441033 gene encoding bifunctional epoxide hydrolase 2, with protein MDQIQHKFIEVQGLKHHVAEIGSGPNVVVFLHGFPEIWYSWRHQMVAVAEAGFRALAPDFRGYGLSDPPLEPEKASFSDLIEDLAALLDALGIDKVFLVAKDFGAFPAYLFSLLHQERVQGIMTLGIPYHPPNRPVKYNEHLPEGFYISRWQEPGRAEADFGRLDAKTVVRNIYILFSRSEIPIAAENQEIMDIVDPSTPLPPWFTEGDLEEYGSLYRKSGFRTALQVPYRSFKEDLGITDVIVKVPALLVMGEKDYVLKFPGIEEYIRSGKVKEFVPQLEIVFLPEGTHFIQEQLPDEVNQLILSFLKKHI; from the exons ATGGATCAAATTCAACACAAATTCATTGAAGTCCAAGGTCTCAAGCACCACGTCGCTGAAATCGGCTCTG GTCCAAATGTAGTCGTGTTCTTGCACGGATTTCCGGAGATATGGTACTCGTGGCGGCACCAGATGGTGGCCGTTGCAGAAGCCGGGTTCCGTGCGCTGGCACCAGATTTCAGAGGCTACGGGTTGTCTGATCCGCCGCTTGAACCTGAAAAGGCCTCCTTCAGTGACCTTATTGAGGATCTTGCTGCCCTGCTTGATGCCCTAGGCATTGATAAG GTGTTTCTTGTAGCTAAAGACTTCGGAGCTTTTCCTGCTTACTTGTTTTCCCTCCTCCACCAAGAGAGGGTCCAAGGAATCATGACCCTGGGAATTCCATACCACCCTCCCAATCGTCCCGTTAAATATAATGAGCATCTCCCTGAAGGCTTTTACATTTCAAGATGGCAG GAGCCTGGACGGGCAGAAGCTGATTTTGGGCGCCTCGATGCCAAAACAGTTGTGCGCAATATTTACATACTCTTTTCGAGAAGTGAAATACCCATAGCTGCAGAGAACCAGGAGATTATGGATATAGTCGATCCATCTACCCCTCTTCCCCCTTGGTTTACAGAAGGAGATCTTGAAGAATACGGTTCTCTGTACCGGAAATCAGGGTTTCGCACTGCATTGCAAGTTCCATATAG GTCATTTAAGGAGGACCTGGGAATAACAGATGTTATTGTTAAAGTTCCAGCACTATTGGTGATGGGAGAGAAGGATTATGTGCTAAAATTTCCAGGCATCGAGGAGTACATCAGAAGCGGAAAGGTCAAAGAATTTGTCCCCCAGCTAGAGATTGTATTTCTGCCAGAAGGAACGCATTTTATCCAGGAACAATTGCCTGACGAGGTGAATCAGCTGATTCTCAGTTTCCTTAAGAAGCATATTTGA
- the LOC104441032 gene encoding epoxide hydrolase A, which translates to MDQIQHKFIEVQGLKHHVAEIGSGPNVVVFLHGFPEIWYSWRHQMLAVAEAGFRALAPDFRGYGLSDPPLEPEKASFSDLIEDLAALLDAVGIDKVFLVAKDFGAFPAYSFSLLHQERVQGIVTLGIPYRPLSGPPAGYHDPLPEGFYISRWQEPGRAEADFGRLDAKTVVRNTYILFSRSEIPIAAENQEIMDIVDPSTPLPPWFTEGDLEEYGSLYRKSGFRTALQVPYRSFKEDLGITDVIIKVPALLVMGEKDYVLKFPGTEEYIRSGKVKELIPQLEIVFSPEGTHFIQEQSPDEVNQLILGFLKKHI; encoded by the exons ATGGATCAAATTCAACACAAATTCATTGAAGTCCAAGGCCTCAAGCACCACGTCGCCGAAATCGGCTCTG GTCCAAACGTGGTCGTGTTCTTGCACGGATTTCCGGAGATATGGTACTCGTGGCGGCACCAGATGTTGGCCGTGGCAGAAGCTGGGTTCCGTGCGCTCGCACCAGATTTCAGAGGCTACGGGTTGTCTGATCCGCCGCTTGAACCTGAAAAGGCCTCCTTTAGTGACCTTATTGAGGACCTTGCTGCCCTGCTTGATGCTGTAGGCATTGATAAG GTGTTTCTTGTAGCTAAAGACTTCGGAGCTTTTCCTGCTTACTCGTTTTCCCTCCTCCACCAAGAGAGGGTCCAAGGAATCGTGACCCTAGGAATTCCATACCGCCCTCTCAGTGGTCCTCCTGCTGGATATCATGATCCTCTCCCTGAAGGCTTTTACATTTCAAGATGGCAG gaacctGGACGGGCAGAAGCTGATTTTGGGCGCCTTGATGCCAAAACAGTCGTGCGCAATACTTACATACTCTTTTCGAGAAGTGAAATACCAATAGCTGCAGAGAACCAGGAGATTATGGATATAGTCGATCCATCTACCCCTCTCCCTCCTTGGTTTACAGAAGGAGATCTTGAAGAATATGGTTCTTTGTACCGGAAATCAGGGTTTCGCACTGCGTTGCAAGTTCCATATAG GTCATTTAAGGAGGATCTGGGAATAACAGATGTTATCATTAAAGTTCCCGCACTATTGGTAATGGGGGAGAAGGATTATGTGCTAAAATTTCCAGGCACGGAGGAGTACATCAGGAGCGGAAAGGTCAAAGAATTGATTCCCCAGCTAGAGATTGTATTTTCACCAGAGGGAACGCATTTTATCCAGGAACAATCGCCTGACGAGGTGAATCAGCTAATTCTCGGTTTCCTTAAGAAGCATATTTGA
- the LOC104441031 gene encoding AB hydrolase superfamily protein YfhM isoform X2 yields MDQIQHKFIEVKGLKLHVAEIGSGPNVVVFLHGFPEIWYSWRHQMVAVAEAGFQVLAPDFRGYGLSDPPPEPEKASFGDLIEDLGALLDALAIDKVFLVAKDFGAFVAYLFSLLHQERVQGVMTLGFPHRSPSHLLKYHEHLPEGFYISRWQEPGRAEADFGRLDAKTVVRNIYILFSRSEIPIAAENQEIMDIVDPSTPLPSWFTEGDLEEYGSLYRKSGFRTALQVPYRSIKEDLGITDYIVKVPALLVMGEKDYGFKFAGAEEYVRSGKVKEFVPQLEIVFAPEGTHFIQEQSPDVVNQLILDFLKKHI; encoded by the exons ATGGATCAAATTCAACACAAATTCATTGAAGTCAAAGGCCTCAAGCTCCACGTTGCTGAGATCGGCTCTG GTCCAAATGTAGTCGTGTTCTTGCACGGATTTCCGGAGATATGGTACTCATGGCGGCACCAGATGGTGGCCGTGGCGGAAGCTGGGTTTCAAGTGCTAGCGCCGGATTTCAGAGGCTACGGGTTGTCTGATCCGCCGCCTGAACCCGAAAAGGCCTCCTTTGGTGACCTCATTGAGGATCTTGGTGCATTGCTTGATGCCCTAGCCATTGATAAG GTGTTTCTTGTAGCTAAAGACTTCGGAGCTTTTGTTGCTTACTTGTTTTCCCTCCTCCACCAAGAGAGGGTCCAAGGAGTCATGACCCTAGGATTTCCACACCGCTCTCCCAGTCATCTCCTTAAATATCACGAGCATCTCCCTGAAGGCTTTTACATTTCAAGATGGCAG GAACCTGGACGGGCAGAAGCTGATTTTGGACGCCTTGATGCTAAAACAGTTGTGCGCAATATCTACATACTCTTTTCAAGAAGTGAAATACCGATAGCCGCAGAGAACCAGGAGATTATGGATATAGTTGATCCATCTACCCCTCTTCCCTCTTGGTTTACAGAAGGAGATCTTGAAGAATATGGTTCTCTGTACCGGAAATCAGGGTTTCGCACTGCATTGCAAGTTCCGTACAG GTCGATTAAGGAGGACCTGGGAATAACGGATTATATCGTTAAAGTCCCAGCACTCTTGGTCATGGGAGAGAAGGATTATGGGTTCAAATTTGCAGGCGCGGAAGAGTACGTCAGGAGTGGAAAGGTCAAAGAATTTGTTCCCCAGCTAGAGATTGTATTTGCTCCAGAGGGAACACATTTTATCCAGGAGCAATCCCCTGACGTGGTGAATCAGCTAATTCTAGATTTTCTTAAGAAGCACATTTGA